Below is a window of Photobacterium atrarenae DNA.
TCACTGGTGGCTTATGCCAACCGAACCAAGCGGCAATTCGAGTCGAGCGCGGCTTGAAGGCTTGGCTGAATCCGAGATAACCAGAAAAAGCGCCAGCCTGCGGGCAGGTGCTTTTTCGTATGGGTTGACTGTCATTGTCATTAAAACTCTGCGGCGAGCTGGAGGGTGACGGTATCGGCTGATTCACCGGTACCACCCTCAGAGGCCTCATAGTCCTGATCCCTTGCCCACTCTAAAGATACGGCGGTGTTGTCCTGCACATTGACAGAAAGTGCTGCCAGCATCCGCTCCTCAGGGAGCTCCAGCGGAAGCGCCTCATCGGTCCCTTGATAGCCAAGCGCGATCGTTGCATGACGTTGGTTGATCATAAAATGGTAGCCCAGCTCCAGGTTCCAGGCGCTGGGCTTGGCACCATTTAAATTAAACATCAGCACATTGGACTCAAATTCACTCAGTGCCGATGTGTACTCGCCGATCATGGAAAAGGGGCCGGTGTCCACTTTGGCAAACCAGTTCCAGCCGGCGGTGTAGTCATTGACATTGGGGCTACTCAGGACATTTTGCAAAGTATCAGAATCTCCGATGTCATTGAGATAGCTCAGTTCGCTGAGGAAAATTGTATCGGCAGCCTCTGTCTCCAGTCCGAACTGGACACCCCAGTTGTTGATATGATCATTGCCGTCCTCTTTGTTGGTACCATTGAATACAAAGACACTGGCATAAAAGTCGCTTTGGGCGACGCCGGCCAGGAACGCAGTGTCTCTGGTCTCGGACATATCTGAAGTGAGTGTGCTGGAAACCATATGGGTCTCAAATACCCCGAATGGCAGATAAAACTGGCCTCCGGACAGATACCATGGGGCACGGGGCGGGGAGATATGGATCGCTGCAACATCGATTTCCAAATCGGTGCCATCTTCTTCATACAGGAAAATGACTTCGCCATGAACCCAATCGCTAATATCGGCAGTGATCCCCAGCTCAGCGGTGGCCAGGACGAGATCACTGGTCGAGTCGCCGAGATACGGGCGATGATAGCCGGCTTCTACCTCGATGAGACCACTGATACTGACGTGTTGGGTCCAGCTGTTTTCTAAAGCTGAACTATAGCCATCGGATTCTTGAGCAGCCAACTGTTGTTGGAGGTTTTCGATACGGCTTTCAAGCTCGGACAGGCGTTGCTCAGAAGCGTTGGCGTAACTGGCGGAAAATAGACTGGCGATAGAGAGTATTGTGGCAATCGTCTTCTTCATTGCTCGATCCCTGATATCTAAATAATGCGCAGGATTATCTAGCCACACAAAAAATGAGGTTGCTTTGTATTTGTTATGTATATGAAGTCTAGAACAGCAAGCACGATGGACCAGTGTTATGGTGCTGAGACTGAGTATCAATGTTAAGACTTTCAGGGAAAAAAGCACTTGTTCGACATGCAACCTACGGAATTGGATGGAATGCCAGGTTTCTGGGTTTTAGCGTTTATCAAGAGATGAGTGTGCTGCCAGTTCGAATCCGTCATTGAATTTAATGGAGCGGGCAGGATGTTGCTGTAGTTCAATCACGGTTTTATCACAGTCCGGGAACAGGCAATAGATGGTGTATTCACGATGTAAGCCGTTCTCGATGAAGGCGTCGAGAATCATTTTGTTATCAGCGTTCAGAGCTCGTCCTTCCACCTCAACTACTCGCGGATTGATATAATCTCAATATAGTGAAGGCTCGTTGCCTGCGTGTATCATGGCTAAGACGTTTGGCGCCAATTAATGGAGGCAAATCAGCAAATATGAAATTCAGTTTTAACATGGAAGATGCCAGCCAGGTTTTTGTCGGAGCATTTGCTTTAGCCGTCCCCATTTCTTTTTCGGAAGAAGCCTGGCGATTAGGAGAAACGCTCCCCATGAAAAATTTGCTGATGGTATTTATCTTGTCCGTTTTTTTCTTGGGGTTCTTTGCCTATGAAAGTGTGTTTCAGGCCGATATTCGCCGACGTATACCTGTCTTTATTTTCCGGATTGTGGTGGCCTATTTGATCACGGCTTTTGTCGTCTGCCTGGTGCTTCTGGCACTCGATAAACTGCCGTTTCTGTCGGAGCCGTTGTTGTCATTCAAGCGTATTGTGTTGATAGCGATGCCGGCATCTATGGGAGCGATTGTGGTAGACAGCTTTGATAAAGAGTAATGGTGTGTTCCCCTGTTTGAGTGTCGGTTATTAACGCTGTTCTGTGTCGGTGCAGGCTGGTGATTTATTGTTCTTGTGTTAATGTGTTTCTGGACTGACCAGATAAAAGGGATTTGGCATGGGATGGAAAAGAATTGTTGTCACAGAAGCACAAGGGATTGTAACCGTTGCATTAAATCGACCAGATAAATTGAATGCGCTGGATATGGTGATGTTCCACGAGCTGGACGTGGTAAGCCGCCAGCTGCGAAAACGGCGGGATGTTCGGGCGGTGATCCTGACGGGGACTGGCGGCACCTTCAGTAGTGGGCTGGATATAAAAAGTATTGCCACCGCACCACAAAAGGCGCTGCGTTTATTAGCTAAGGTATTACCCGGTAATGCAAACCTGGTGCAGCGGGTGTCCAGAAACTGGCGGCGGATCCCCGCGCCTGTGATTGCGGTGCTGGAAGGGCGCTGTTTTGGCGGTGGCTTGCAAATTGCGCTGGGAGCTGACTTTCGGATTGCTACCCCGGCGTGTGAGCTATCTATCATGGAGGTTCGTTGGGGGTTAGTACCGGATATGGCTGGTTTGCTGTCACTGCGGGAAGTGGTCGCCAAAGATGTGGCGATGAAGCTGACCATGACTGGGGAGATTGTTTGTGGCGAAACCGCCAAACAACTGGGGCTGGTCACTGAAGTTAGCGAGCAACCTATGGCAGCTGCGGAGGAATTTTGCCTGCAACTTCAACAGGCCTCGCCGGATGCACTGGCGGCCATTAAACGCACAACCAACCGATATTGGCAGGCCAGCGAGCGTCGGTTGCTGGCAGGCGAAACTTTTAGCCAGATCCGGCTCTTGCTGGGTCAGAACTTCCGAATTGCGGGCAAGCGGCAGCGTACTCAGCAAGACGAGCAATATCGTCCGCGCCAGCTTTTCTGGTAGGGGAGCAGACTTTAGGTGATTCGCCGGAGCTTCGGGGCTGTCAGGATCTCACATCAGGATCATGAACAGGCTGCGCAATCGCTATATACTTGAAAGTAAACCAGCCGGGTGAGGAACAACAATGCGGCAAAGTGATATTGACGCAATCAAAGTCATTGGGTTTGTCTGCCTGTTTACTTTGGCGGTTCACCTGATCAATGTGTTCCTCAAAGGGCAGCTCAATGACTACGGTTTATTACCGCGTCATTTCAGCCATTTCACCGGTATTATCGCATTTCCGTTTTTGCACGGCTCGTGGGGACACCTGTTCAGTAACCTTGTCTCATTTGCCGTGCTCAGTTATTTGTTATCGCGGTCAGGTCTGGCCCGCTTTATGGCGATTTTTTTGATTAGCTGGATTGGCAGCGGGATTGGGGTCTGGGTATTTGGTCGTATGCATTACCATATTGGATTGAGCGGCATCATTTACGGCCTTTGGACCTATTTGCTGATTTACGCAATTATGTATCGCAGCCTGAAATCAATCGCGATTGCGTTGATTGTGATGTTTCTTTATGGATCTATGGTGTGGGGATTTATTCCAGCTCATGCCTGGGTTAGCTATGAAAGCCATTTTTTTGGAGCGCTGGCCGGGGCTATTGCTGGTTTTTATTATGCACGAAGAGATAAAGCTCGGGATCAATTCGCTTAGGTGTCAGGATGGCGAATTGAATAGTGCAATCATTTAACCTGACAACAGTGGATAAGGAGTCGGTATGCTGGTGACGTTTCACAGTAAAGCGAGTGGCGATATCGTGATGTTTGGTGATATAGCCAAGCAGATGCTGAAAATGATGGGGCAATGCGAGAATATTCCCGGTGTGATTGAAGCCGAGCAGGTATCGGATGCTTTGGCCCATCTTCGTCAGTATATTGATCGCGTTCATCAACTAGAGCAGGCTGCACAGGAATGCGAAGAGGCTGCTTCGGGTACGTTGCCTGGGGATGATGAGCTGGATGAAAAAAATGCCGAGCCGGTGATCAGCATGGCAACCCGAGCCTTACCGCTGGTGAAAATGCTGGAAGCGGCGAAGAAAGAGCAGTGCTTTGTGATGTGGGAGTAATGAGTCTTTATCCTTAGAAGGCCTGCCAGCCTGAGCGATTGGGGCGGCGCTCCACTGAAACATCAGAACCTTCTCACGTTACTGAACAATATGCAGCGGTGCAAATGGATCATCGCTCGGATCATTGACCCAGATATATTCGGCGTTGATGGCGGTTTTTTCTGGCGGTCTCTTCGTCGATGAGATGCGCTATCAGTGCCAGCGACAGATCCATCCCGGCAGCTCTACCGGAAGCTGTGCCGACTGTACCGTCAATGGTCCAGCGAGCAACCGGAGACCAGTTCACCTCAGAGTCGATGCCGGTGACCCACCGGTAGTGCTGTTTACTGGTTGTGGCGGCTTTGCCTTTCATCAATCCCGCCCGGGCCGCCAGCGCAGCGCCGGTTCCAATCGTGCAAATATAAGTTGTGTGTTGGCAATGTTGTTTCAGCCAGTCGATCAACGCGACATTCTCCAATGCCGATTCGCAGCCGCTACCGCCAGGGATCAGCAATATATCGCTCTGGATGTCATCGTCGATGTGGCAATCCGGACAAAGTGTTGGCCCTTGCATACTGGCTACCGGTTCGTCAATCAAAGAAAACATCTGGATCGAAAACTGCGCCGGTAGCAGACCAAACATTTCCAGCGGCCCGCTAATTTCCAGAAGATCGAACTGCTCATAGAGCAGGGCGGTGACGGTGAGGGGACGCGAAACTCGGGTCGATTCGCGCTCTGTCGATTCGCTTTCAGTCATAGAGCCTATTCATGCTGAACATACACTCTTGAAAGCATAGTGCTCATCGATTCAAGACGTGATCGCAGCACAGCGAATGACCCGTGATTTACTTTGGTATTACTTCAGGGACAGCCCGCCATCAATTACTAACGTATGACCGACAATATAACGACTACTATCGCTGCACAGCCACGCGATGGCTTCGGCGATTTCGTCCGGTTCTGCAAACCGCCCGGCCGGAACCAGCTTCTCGACATCCTGACGGATCGTTGGCGCGTCGTGTTGCTTTTGCTCCCAACGCGGGGTCCAGGTAACACCGGGGGCGACCGAATTGATCCGAATGCCGGATTGAATGGCTTCCAGAGCGACCGAGTGGGTCAGACCTTCCAGTCCGTGCTTAGCTGCGCTGTACATTGCGGCACTTGGGGTTGGCCGCAGGCCGTTAATGGAACTCACGTTAACGATGGCACCGCCAGATGACATCAGGGTTAGTTCATGTTGCAGGCATCGGGCGGGCGCCCAGAGATCATCGACCAGCGTCTGGAACAGGTCGTCTGTTGCCACCTGGGCGAACGAACCGCCGGATTGTAATTTCGGCGAGGCATTATTGATGGCGATATCCAGCTTGCCATAGTCCGTCTTGATCGCCTCAAACATCGCTTGTGTTTGCTCTGGTTGCGTGAGATCCACCACTTTGAAATCAACGGCGCTTAACTGCGGATGCTGTGCAACAACAGATTGCCAGTGGTCGGGATCCCGGGCGCAGGTGATGACGGTATGCCCGGCTTGAACCAAGCGTTGTACTGTGGCAAGGCCGATGCCTTTACTGCCACCCGTGACCAGTGCAATTTTTCGTTCCATGCGTTGTTTCTCCTTAGCTTTAATTTAAATTGTCACGGCGAGTTCTTTGTTGAGAGGCATTCGCCCAGTGATGCTGTTGGATCGTAGGCAGAGCGGCTGTCGTAACGGCAGCCGCAGGGAACAAACGGTTGGTGTTATGCAAGGTTGGGGGCGTCGTAGTCCTGTGGTTCGTCGGTGTAGATACAGACATTCCACTTTTCTGCGGTTCCGCTCTCCGCTTCACAGTGCTCGGCAAAAAATGCTTTGATTTCTTCGCGCTGGCAGTGGGCTTCAAACGCGGCCATATCAGCCCAAATTTCATTGAAGGCGATCGGGTAGGACTCG
It encodes the following:
- a CDS encoding LbtU family siderophore porin, whose protein sequence is MKKTIATILSIASLFSASYANASEQRLSELESRIENLQQQLAAQESDGYSSALENSWTQHVSISGLIEVEAGYHRPYLGDSTSDLVLATAELGITADISDWVHGEVIFLYEEDGTDLEIDVAAIHISPPRAPWYLSGGQFYLPFGVFETHMVSSTLTSDMSETRDTAFLAGVAQSDFYASVFVFNGTNKEDGNDHINNWGVQFGLETEAADTIFLSELSYLNDIGDSDTLQNVLSSPNVNDYTAGWNWFAKVDTGPFSMIGEYTSALSEFESNVLMFNLNGAKPSAWNLELGYHFMINQRHATIALGYQGTDEALPLELPEERMLAALSVNVQDNTAVSLEWARDQDYEASEGGTGESADTVTLQLAAEF
- a CDS encoding DUF2391 family protein, with the protein product MKFSFNMEDASQVFVGAFALAVPISFSEEAWRLGETLPMKNLLMVFILSVFFLGFFAYESVFQADIRRRIPVFIFRIVVAYLITAFVVCLVLLALDKLPFLSEPLLSFKRIVLIAMPASMGAIVVDSFDKE
- a CDS encoding crotonase/enoyl-CoA hydratase family protein, which gives rise to MGWKRIVVTEAQGIVTVALNRPDKLNALDMVMFHELDVVSRQLRKRRDVRAVILTGTGGTFSSGLDIKSIATAPQKALRLLAKVLPGNANLVQRVSRNWRRIPAPVIAVLEGRCFGGGLQIALGADFRIATPACELSIMEVRWGLVPDMAGLLSLREVVAKDVAMKLTMTGEIVCGETAKQLGLVTEVSEQPMAAAEEFCLQLQQASPDALAAIKRTTNRYWQASERRLLAGETFSQIRLLLGQNFRIAGKRQRTQQDEQYRPRQLFW
- a CDS encoding rhomboid family intramembrane serine protease translates to MRQSDIDAIKVIGFVCLFTLAVHLINVFLKGQLNDYGLLPRHFSHFTGIIAFPFLHGSWGHLFSNLVSFAVLSYLLSRSGLARFMAIFLISWIGSGIGVWVFGRMHYHIGLSGIIYGLWTYLLIYAIMYRSLKSIAIALIVMFLYGSMVWGFIPAHAWVSYESHFFGALAGAIAGFYYARRDKARDQFA
- a CDS encoding DUF1840 domain-containing protein; protein product: MLVTFHSKASGDIVMFGDIAKQMLKMMGQCENIPGVIEAEQVSDALAHLRQYIDRVHQLEQAAQECEEAASGTLPGDDELDEKNAEPVISMATRALPLVKMLEAAKKEQCFVMWE
- a CDS encoding DJ-1/PfpI family protein, with protein sequence MTESESTERESTRVSRPLTVTALLYEQFDLLEISGPLEMFGLLPAQFSIQMFSLIDEPVASMQGPTLCPDCHIDDDIQSDILLIPGGSGCESALENVALIDWLKQHCQHTTYICTIGTGAALAARAGLMKGKAATTSKQHYRWVTGIDSEVNWSPVARWTIDGTVGTASGRAAGMDLSLALIAHLIDEETARKNRHQRRIYLGQ
- a CDS encoding SDR family NAD(P)-dependent oxidoreductase, translated to MERKIALVTGGSKGIGLATVQRLVQAGHTVITCARDPDHWQSVVAQHPQLSAVDFKVVDLTQPEQTQAMFEAIKTDYGKLDIAINNASPKLQSGGSFAQVATDDLFQTLVDDLWAPARCLQHELTLMSSGGAIVNVSSINGLRPTPSAAMYSAAKHGLEGLTHSVALEAIQSGIRINSVAPGVTWTPRWEQKQHDAPTIRQDVEKLVPAGRFAEPDEIAEAIAWLCSDSSRYIVGHTLVIDGGLSLK
- a CDS encoding putative quinol monooxygenase, whose amino-acid sequence is MSKKVYCIAQFQPKPGCEQALFTALQALEPNTLREEGCLQYIVTRHITSPFAEGESYPIAFNEIWADMAAFEAHCQREEIKAFFAEHCEAESGTAEKWNVCIYTDEPQDYDAPNLA